In Cryptococcus decagattii chromosome 1, complete sequence, the sequence CTCAACAGGCACAGTTTATGGTGAGCCggaaaaggcaaagaaggatcTTCTATCATTCGCGGACATTAATGAGCCTAGACTCTACAAACTTTACAAGACTTGTGTCGATATTACTTCTAGTCTTTCAGCCATTGTCAAAGCCCGCGTAAATGTCTCATTACGCGCCGAAGATACACAACTGACCTTGAGACCAGAATGAATTCCTACGCCGAGTTCACCAATCACACGAGGATCTCCTTCCCACCTTGACCGCCCTCGTTGATATGTCCGCTTGGAATGTCCTCAACCACTCTTCTATTCCACCGCTGATCAGGTGTCTCCAAAGAGCTGAATCTGAGAGTATTGCTTCCGCCGCTGCGCAATTCTTAGGGCTTATGGCGAAGGAAGGACCGCCAATGTACAAGAGTCATGTGCAAGAATTAGTAGCGGCCGTCGCggacaagaagaacggCAGACTCATGGAAATTGGCTTCCAAGGTTTGGCAGCGGTCTGCAAAGTGTACCCAGATCTCGCCCCAAGTGACAAGTGAGTGCCAATAAAGAAATTATCAACCATGAACTAACGATCATCAGCCGAACAATCGAGAGGGCCACCAACGTCGCGCAAGAAGGGACACCACGACAAGCCAAATTTGCAACTCGCTTCCTTGCCCGATCCAAAGACGCTGCAACTCACTGTTCCAAGCTTATTGATGTAAGCTTGTCAACATTTCTGGAAAGCATGTCACTAACACAACTGCAGGCCATCCTCAAGACCGTGGCTAACGAAGTCGATGGAGAAAGGCAACTGACCTTGCTCACGGCACTCTCCGAACTCGCGAGGTCGGCCCCCAAGACATTTGAGCGCAAGAGTACAGAGATCATCAAATATGTGATGAATGAGGTTCTCCTCAAGACCTCGCCTTCTCAAGAAGTAAGTTTAGTTCTTTCACGGTGATGAGTAAGTCGTTAAATGCAATCTTCGTTTAGGTGGATGGAGACGAATGGGTCCCCCTTGAGACCCTTGAGCCTCTAGATCACGCTAAAACCATCGCTCTTCGAGTTTGCACTTATTGGAGTCTTGCTTTTGCTCGTGACGAAGATGCTACTGCATTGATTCGCCCCATTTTAACCTTGTTGACCGCAGTACTGAGGAATGACGGTATGGTTAACGAAAATACTCGAGAGGGGTAGGTGGTGTTGATCGATGCTTGGACTTTTACTAACAACGCATAAGTGGGCCGGCGAGATGTCATATGCGACTTCGTGCCTCAATATGTTTTTTGAAGTTGGCGCATGTCAAGACTTTCGATAAAATAGTCAGCCAGCAGACGACTTTTGAACTGATTGGCGGCACTGTCCAGGTGAGTTATCACCCTCGACGTGCAGCGGTAACAGCTCTAACCAACCGTCGCTAGGATCCATGCTACATGGTTAGACACTTGTGGCTGAAGAAACTTCAGGCAGCGTTGTTGCCACAAAGGTTGTTGCCAAGGTGGAATTTGATGCCTGCTTTAGCGGCCATGGATCCTGATCAGGACAACGTCGCTCTCGTGAGTCATAAATAGTCAAGCTTAGAACTAGTAGAGAATTGACTCGGGTATAGGCAAAGAAGATTCTATCAGCTATCCCTGCATCTTGCACTCGCTTGTCATCTGGTGAATATCATCGTCCATTAACCAGCTAGTGACTAATCACAGTTGCAGCCGAACGTATTGAACGAATTGAGATGCCCTTCGCTCGCTTGCTCCACCTTTTGACTCATCATCCCGACTTTGAATGGCATGGGCCTGGAGAaaatgaggaagacgaggagaGAAAAAACGGGATTACGAGTATGCAGAATTTGAAGGATATTGCGAGGTGAGTACCAATATATTACGCCGTTTTTGGGTTTCGCGTTTTCGATACTCATATTGCATCGAGATTCATCGAGTTGTACTTGGACTGTTTGGCTCATCGTGATAATGTCGGATTACTGTTTGCTATCGCTGGACACCTTAAGGCTGTACGCGATAGGTTTTCCGACAACAATAAGGTATGTCTAATATATACTTCAACAATTCTTCCGCTGAATTCTCTTGATCAGCCTCTCTACTCTCTTTCCGAGCTTGCTCAAATCATAATCCGCAATCGCGCCGAGAAACATGGTTGGTCTGTTCCTGTGTACCCTGGAAAGATTTCAATGCCTCGAGACATCTTCCACAATGCCGAAACTCCAGAGGAGAGAACAAAGGTATTGAGGACGCAGTACTTAAGTGAAGAGGTTAGAGGCTGGGCCCGAGGATTAGGCAAGCGAGCAGTGACTGTGCCCAGTGTAGTAAGTACTGCAGCTGATGTAAGTGGCATCATGCTGACATGACGTAGCGACGAGCGACTGAGAACAACAGCTCACCTCGCAAGCGTATTAGATCTTCCACGAAGGGTTCCCGCAAGAAAAGACGCCAGTCAGAGACatctgatgaagaagattctGATGTGTCCTCGAGCGAGTCCGAGTTAGAGTCTGAGATCgaagtggaagatgagcCTGAGCaagatggggaggaagCTGTCCTTGGGCGGGGCGGTAAGCGTGGTGCCAAGATTAAGGCGAACCGTGCTGTAGGGAAGAAAGCTCgaagagaaaaagcagaaaagaaaaagaaggatgaggagatggatgtggatgaggGTGAGAGTGAGGCTTCAGAGTAATTTCCTTAATGATGGAAAGGTACACATTAAGTAGCTTCAGCGTTTTTTGTTTCGTTTTCGTTCCGTTTTGATACTTCCTAATTAGTTTATATACTCCTTTGGGCTTGCCAAAATGCTGCTAATTGGGATTTTATGAATGTATATTATTATACATATGCTGCTTTGCCTGCATTTCGTCATATCATGTGAAATACGGCGACAtttcgtcttcttcttcaccaatGTATCCCAAACCTGGACCTGTTCTTTCTAATTGTTGGGAAAGAGCTTCGTCGTCTTCACCCTCGGTGTCTATGGGTAATATCAATCGAAACCTATCGTCTGTCAGTCCCTTACCTCACAGCGGGCGAATTCAGATACTCACGCATCTTTCTCATTAGAGTAAAACCGATGCAACCGCTTTTCCCTCAAAAAACCCAGCTTGTCATACAATGCTAGACTTGTCTGGTTATCATGCTCTGTTTCAAGCATGACTTGCTTGGCCCCCTTCTTCGCCATTTCCTCCACTGCTATTTCCACAAGCTTCCTTCCTatacctcttcttctataATCCTTTGCGACGCTAAGCATGCCAATATAGCCCCTGTTGGTGCCTCGGTGCATGTCCTGCTTACATATTATCGTAGCTATTGCTCGGGTAGAGGTTGGGGAGGGGAAGACCAAGAATGTTAAATGCGGCCTTTGAAAAGGTCAGCTGTTTTTTGAAAACTATGTTACTGTGGCAATAGACGTACCAATCGAACAAGAAATATCGATAGGTATAGACTGAATCATAAGCTTTAGTCAGAACAGGTCCCGCTTACCATTGTACCTGCACTTTGTCAGTTTCACGCCACGAAAGAAGGGTAGCACGGGATAGCTTACGGTTCTGAcaattcttcctccaccagTTTCATTATGTTTTCCAGATCAGACTCTTCTCCACGAAATGTCCTATAGAAAAGATCCTCCCCTTTGACATCTTTAATAGTTTCCGTAGGAAGTTCAGGTGTTCCCCGTTCTTTTCCCTTCGATCGAGATGGGGTAGATCTGGATTGAGTGGGCTCTTTGGTCACTGAATTGGGAAAAGCGGGGCTACCAGGACGAGGGGGTATGGTAGGTGGAGGTTCTATATCCCGAGGTGCCAGTGATGGGGCATGCGATATCGAAGATATCTCTGTAGAATTTTCAAGAGTTTCTATCCCATGGATAGCTGAAATCATCTTTTCGGCTTAATAGTTTCAACGGAGCCAGCTTGAGATCGAACTTGTCATGCTGTTAAATGGACCGACCGGTGAATTTGTTCGTTCGTTCGTTCGTTGTCATTGCCCATCGATCGTCGACGCACTGGTCGGGGATTTCAGGTAACACACTGAGATCGGGACAAAGACGTGGTTGTCCAGCAGACAACAGACGACAACTGTGAATATTAGCCGAAACGTCAATAGTCGGCTATACGCCGAAcataataataatacaAATAATAATTGTATTACTTATTACTCGTTTCGGCCATTACCGCCCTGCATAGTGATCATTCAATaataatgatgatgagatgaTGGCCTCCTCGACTCGGGGTTGTTTACAACTTTTAGCGCATAGTTTACACACATCTGACAACCCAATACTGTGGTCCTGGCCATTCACAATAATGACCACACCTCCAATTCTCATAATAGACAACGGAGCGTACGAGATTAAGGCGGGTATATCGGGAGTTGATTGGGAGCCAAGGTGCGTTAACTGTATATTTTAGGACTTTTAACGCCAATTGACCGAGCTGATTGTGTCATAGAATATCGCCCAATTCCATAGCTAGATCAAGAACTGAGAAAAAAATATATGTAGGGGATGAAATCGATAACTGTAAAGATTTTTCTGGTATCGTCTATAGACGGCCGTTTGAAAAGGTGCGTTTACCATTAACTGTTGGCCAAATGAATCGAGGAACTGATTCTAATTGAAGGGAATGTTAGTAAACTGGGATGCTGAGAGAATAATATGGGATCGACTATTTTCACCCTCTGTGTTAAATGTACGCTGCATCATCGACCAAACAACTGTAACGCTGATCGAAAATGATCAGATTGATCCTACTGAAACTTCCTTATTGGTCACTGAGCCCTATTTCAACCTCCCCAACATAGCAGAAACGTACGACCAGATGGTCTTTGAGGAATTTGAGTTTCAGAGCTATTTCAGATGTACTCGTGAGTCGTAAGGCGTATCTGGCCGGGGGAAACACTGATACCTTTGTCAAGCTGCTGCTCTGATACCATATGGTGGACTATACGAGTCCGAGCAAGGCATTCCTCCCCAATGTACAATTGTAGTCGATGCCGGTTATTCATATACGCACGTCGTACCTATACGCGATGGTCAGATCATTTGGGAACACGTTAAGCGGTATGTTCGCGCGTATACAAGTAGATTTCATTAGAACTGATTAGACTTTTGTATCAGGATCGATGTCGGCGGCAAGCTCTTAACAAACCATCTCAAACATCTAATATCCTTCAGACAATGGAATATGATTGATCAGACCCATGTCGTCAATTCTGTAAGAGAGGCATGTGGCTATGTGAGCTTGGATTGGAAGGGTGATATTGAGACCTGCAAGTATGtaaaagaaaagaaaacaaaaagaattaaaaaaaaattgaATGAACTGACAGATAACACAGAGCAAACCCAAGAAAGAATCCGATTATTCAAGAATATGCCCTCCCTGATTTTTCAGCCAATTCAACTTCACGTACTGGCTATATCCGATCCGGACCCAATGCTGTTCCACCAGAACAGATAGACGGCGCAGGGGAGTTGAGCGGTAAGCGAAAGCcagaggaggaggtgcAGGTGCTTTGGATGGGAAATGAGCGATTTGCCGGCTCCGAACTCTTATTTCATCCCTCAGACATTGGTATGTGCATACAACTAAAACGTAATGCTATGGGCCTGACTGTAAGATGCAGGACTAAAGCAGACTGGTCTGCCAGAAACAATAGCATATGTAATCTCACAGATGCCTGAAGAGTTAAGAGGGATGTTTTGGGCTCACATTGGAATAATTGGCGGTCTGGGTAACATCGAGAACTTGGGGGAAAGATTGTGAGCGAAATAAAACGACCGGTAACTTTCGGATCTAATGGATATTCAGAGAGCGAGATTTGCAGGCTCTTTGCCCAGTTGAGTATGAGATCGGTATCTACGAAGCATTTGAGTATGTTTttccctccccttcctATAACTGCCTCAGCTAACATTTTTATCAGCCCTGCAAGTCCGGCCTATACTTCTGCTACAGCTCTGACTTTGTCAGAGATCTACATGTCAACTTATCCCATAACTAGAGCAGAGTATCTTGAACACGGCTCCACCATCTGCAGACGCAAATTCGGGTCGTTTGGTGCTCCGGCTTACAACATCGACCCCCCTGGTTTCTCCTCAGGAGTAGATGCTGCGGCTGAAGTCAGCGACgacgagatggagatgaggtATGCCATGGGTTTGGAAAGCAAGAAAGGcgggaaagggaagagaaggaaggaagaagaggaggtgacAAGTGGAAACTGGGGCGGTAGGAGACGGAGAACAATGGGTCTCGGGGGACTTTAGGCGTATTTGGCTGGAATGTCGTTTTCGGTATATTGTCTGTAATTAGCATATGACCATGCATACATTAGCATATCAGTTTTCCCAGACCTTTTCTGACCACCCTTAATAGTATACGCAGAAGAAAGTGTGTCGCAAATAATGTCAAACCCTGCGCAAATCCCAATTTCCACAATCTTATTTGGCCGGTAATGATTTGTTCGCGATCAGGCAATATTTAATATTATGATTGGGCATTTTCTGCATTGAAATTGTGATGATCATGCAATATCAAATTGAAAGCATCTGATATTGGCATGATCGTGCATTTTTTACTATTGAAATACGCTGATCAGGGATTATGGTGTCTGGATCATGCATAAAGAAACATATGATCAAAAGGACTCCCACTAGTACTGTTCTGATCAAGCTCATTAGCTGATTAATCTTACAATCTAATAAACGATCTTCCTCAGTAGTTAATTGCTTTCAGATGGTCATGCTCATTCTATTGTTAGTTGCGGTAGCTGTGTGAATTATGGACTATATATACACCTTTCTTTATTCTTCAAGCAGCCAAAGGCCTATAATCTGAACAATTGGATGAATCATTCCTCGGAACTATCGCACGCATTTTTGCCTCCTTGTCCGTGTGTTGCTCAAAGATTCCTTGTTTAGACTGCCACCGTCCCCTCGCTGCACGCCATCGATTGACTACCAATCTTCCTCCATTCGAAGCCAGGATCAGTTGTATGACATTTGTCACGGAAAATGATTATCTCTCACCTTAAGTTCTGGGAAACTCGACGCCCTTTCCATCGAATCACCAATGTACTCGGGTTGCCGCTTGTCCATTGCCAGTTGGAAGGCTTCATCATAGGAAGGATCCCCCAAATTATCTCTTTGCAGATCCTCTTGAACATTGGCATGGCATGGATCATTCTGTGCTGTTGAAAGATTGCCCTCTGTTCTTGCACACGAAGGCCAAGTTGTTGAGTTCCAGACCTAGTTTTATTCATGACATTATAGAGGCGCTTTAATCGTCTGTGCTCGGATTCTCCCTGACGGTAGGCAAAGATATCAGCTCTTTTGGCTGATGTTCGGTGACTTGACACCCACAAAAGCAGTCGTAAAATTATCAAGAGGCCCAAGCATATGGAACTTTGGTGTGACGTAGGCGTATACCGGTATGTTCTTGTCGGGAGCTTGTTAATCGGATTGAATCGCGAAAGGAATGCGCCTGCTTGCTTAGAGAAAGTGCTAAACGACTAAATTCTCCAATTCTCTATCCACAAGTCGAATAGTCGTTTCCGTCTGCTGGTCTAGATAGGCAATATTATACACTATTGACAatttgaggatgagagggatATTTATTTTTTCCATAGCTGGTTTAAGAGTCCTTCAATCACAGGTATAAAcactgaagaagaaaaccATTTTGGGCGAAAATAGTGATGAGAACTAACGATTGCCGTGATACATACTTTTAGAAGGCATTCCCAGTCATGCGCGGTAAGCTCCTTCAAAGCGGAAGCTTGCTGAGGAAAAGCTCGGATGTCATTGCGGCCAAAGTTTGCTAACTTGTGCAAATCTATACGCTTATTATTAGCATGATACATGAGTTGGTATACTTTGCATATAGCTATTTACCGTCGATCAACTTTGCTGGCATGACCACAGAACTGCGCCATTTCAATGGCATACTTAACTAAGATTTTGGCGACGCCTAAGTCGAGTTCGTGCATGATATCATTGGGAAACAGTGCAAAGGCATTGCGTTTGATACCAAACTGCCGGAACTTTTCGGTGAATGGGGACTACAAAGACACATTAGAAGCCCAGAATTAGTTGTTTGCTCGCAAATTTACCAGTATTGGTTCAGAAGAAAACGGTTTGAGGATCCCCTTCAGGTACGCCCTTGAATACATCTCCATTCTCAAACATAATCTTCCTCGACCTCTTCACCAGCCTAACATagtcttcatcatcaatgCGGGCCTTACGGAGACGATTATTGGTGTCTTGCCGACTGCGTAATGCATATATTTCAACCTTCGGGATTAACCAGAGTGGGCAAGGATGGGCGCTTTGGTGCGACAGACCCATTATTAGGCATCTATATAGGGAAGCAGGTCAGCAATCACGATCAATGATGATtgagaagacgaagaaggacAGGTCGGAGGGGACCGCTGTGCAAGGAAGGGCCCGCCCGGCGATGACGCGGTAGTCTCCCTTCGCGTCTAGTGACTGACCCCCGCACTCCCCCCTCCAGCGCGGCACTTCTTTGCATCCACTATTCTCCGtcctctcttttttttcccgACCCAAATATACTGTTTGCCCATACCCCAGTAAACATCCACAGGCATGTCCCAACGCATCCACCTCAACCCCAACGTCCCTCGTCAGTCCCCTATGATGGGCGGCATCGGCGGTGGGTACGCCCCGGACCCAATCTCCCGACCAGCCGAAACCCAGCGATTCAGCGACAATGAGATGCTTGCGAACATCCAGAAGTGGAGTAGCAAGGTGGAAGACGCGATTGAGTCTTACACTCAGGTAAATCGCTGCTTATAACCGTTCCCGAGCTTCGCACCGCTAGGATTCGGTTTTTGATGGGGAGACAAGCAAAGTGTGTGAGATGCTGATAGAAAATAGCCTATCCGACCGTATGTGCCTGCCTTGGCGAGGTTCCTCATCGTGGTTACTTTCCTTGAAGGTCAGGATGCTGTCAATTCTATGTCTGGCATTAGAAACTGATCGATGGCCTGCAGACGCTTTGAGAATCCTTACTCAATGGAGTGACCAGTTGTGGTACCTTCAAAAGTCTGTTGCATCCGTTTACTTGAACAAACTACTTACTGACACTTTATTGACAGGCATCGGCACTTTCCCTGGGGCATTTCTCATTTGTTCCTGTTGATCAACGTCCTGGTATGTCAATTCCATTAATACCCGTTTGTACCGGCCCGGCAAAGCTGAAAGTCTCTCTAATAATAGGCCATGCTTGCTGGCTCCTTCGGTGTCATCTCCAAGAGATACCCTGAATACTCTGTCTTTTGTCTTCTCGGTGTGGTCGCTTCCCAAGGTATGTCGTTGTTAGTTTTCTGATGACGCTCAGTCAAAGCTGATCGTTCCCAGGCATTGGTTACGGTCTCCTTTTCgatctttctttcttccttcgtAACCTCAGTGTCGTTGGAGGCCTTCTCATGGTCCTCTCCGACTCTTTGcagaagaacaagaagctCTTCGCTGGTCTGCCCTCTCTTAGCGAGACTGATCGACGCAAGTAGTACGTCTTGTTTATATTAGATCCGTTTAAAGTCATTAACGTATCCACAGCTTCCAGCTTGCGGGCCGAatcctcctcgtcttcctcttcatcggTTTTGTTTTCCAAGGGAATTGGTCTCTCGCCCGTGTCATCGTATCCATTGTTGGTTTGGGCGCCTGTGTCATGGTCGCCGTCGGCTTCAAGGCCAAGTGGAGTGCCAGTTTCCTTGTCGCTCTTTTGAGCATCTTCAACGTCTTCATTAACAACTGGTGGAGCGTCCACTCTGCTCACCCTCAGAGGGATTTCCTCAAGTATGACTTGTGAGTATTTATTTTCCATTTGTCGTATATGTGAATGCTGATGAGATGGCATAGCTTCCAGACTTTGTGTAAGCGTGGAATGTCTTGAGATTGGGGATCATAGCTGACGTTATCATCATAGCCATTGTCGGTGGTCTCTTGTTACTTGTCAACATCGGTCCTGGAGGTTTCTCTAtggacgagaagaagaaggcaagcAACCAGACGAAAATCGGGAGTATGCGGCTAACACGGGGTTTGGCTTTGACAGGTTTATTAAAGATGCCCACAATGAGCAATGTAgcaaaaggaaagaaaatCAAGGGGATCGTCACAGTTAATGCATACAGCAAGAGTGAAGATTATTATCCCTTCATTTTTTGCCTAATTTTCTTTATCTCAGATGATACAATCACAGTGGAACGAGCTACAGTTAATCTATCGATAAGTGCATTTATACAGAGAGACAACGATTGATTTGGTCACCGGATCCGTATAAATAAACTACGCCGAAATCTTGATTACCTGCTTGCTACCAGACACCTCGCCATTCTAACTTCCAAGTCAGCATCTACTCAAGCTAACAAAGATCAATCAGTAAAACTCACCCTGAGGGCATTCAAGGCATAGACAACATCTCCAAAACCACCGACAACGGCGACGGGGTTGGGCTTAAAGCCAAATTTGATAATTAACTCGGAAGTCTTAGCGAAGATTTCTTCACCAAAGGCTCGGTCTTCCTTGTTGGCAGGCCAAACCTCAGAGTTTGGAATACGAGGAGTGAAAATGAAGTCCTAGATACAGTATGTTCCAGCATAAGAAAACTCAGTCTACGAGACGAGACTCACGGCACCGAAGAGAGTGTACATGGCAGACCATTCAATCTTGAGATTAGGGTTGATCTGCTTGACCTCGTCGGGAACAGCAA encodes:
- a CDS encoding actin-like protein ARP6 — translated: MTTPPILIIDNGAYEIKAGISGVDWEPRISPNSIARSRTEKKIYVGDEIDNCKDFSGIVYRRPFEKGMLVNWDAERIIWDRLFSPSVLNIDPTETSLLVTEPYFNLPNIAETYDQMVFEEFEFQSYFRCTPAALIPYGGLYESEQGIPPQCTIVVDAGYSYTHVVPIRDGQIIWEHVKRIDVGGKLLTNHLKHLISFRQWNMIDQTHVVNSVREACGYVSLDWKGDIETCKANPRKNPIIQEYALPDFSANSTSRTGYIRSGPNAVPPEQIDGAGELSGKRKPEEEVQVLWMGNERFAGSELLFHPSDIGLKQTGLPETIAYVISQMPEELRGMFWAHIGIIGGLGNIENLGERLERDLQALCPVEYEIGIYEAFDPASPAYTSATALTLSEIYMSTYPITRAEYLEHGSTICRRKFGSFGAPAYNIDPPGFSSGVDAAAEVSDDEMEMRYAMGLESKKGGKGKRRKEEEEVTSGNWGGRRRRTMGLGGL